From the Amycolatopsis thermoflava N1165 genome, one window contains:
- a CDS encoding DUF3558 family protein, producing the protein MRGVVVVLAGAGLLLAACGQPASQPAAPPSSASVPSSPSAPPSPPGLAGLKPCELLSATDRSTAGLTSLGEEKTIGADRACDWTEPGTFGVTVTLAENAPLNSLEIDKGTGKRVTVGAHKGFRVSDRSAGDGTCAVLLGVGQEASVQVDVTNTGFEDTPLACERADTVARLIEPKLP; encoded by the coding sequence ATGCGCGGTGTGGTGGTCGTGCTCGCCGGGGCCGGGCTGCTGCTCGCCGCGTGCGGGCAGCCGGCTTCGCAGCCCGCGGCGCCGCCGTCGTCCGCGTCCGTGCCTTCGTCGCCGAGCGCGCCGCCGTCGCCGCCCGGGCTGGCCGGGTTGAAACCGTGCGAGCTGCTGTCCGCGACCGACCGCTCCACCGCCGGGCTGACCTCGCTGGGCGAGGAGAAGACGATCGGCGCGGACCGGGCCTGCGACTGGACCGAGCCCGGCACGTTCGGCGTCACCGTCACGCTCGCCGAGAACGCCCCGCTGAACTCGCTGGAGATCGACAAGGGCACCGGCAAGCGCGTGACCGTCGGGGCGCACAAGGGTTTCCGGGTGTCCGACCGCAGCGCCGGGGACGGCACCTGCGCGGTCCTGCTCGGCGTGGGCCAGGAGGCCAGCGTGCAGGTGGACGTGACCAACACGGGCTTCGAGGACACCCCGCTCGCGTGCGAGCGGGCCGACACCGTGGCCCGGCTGATCGAGCCGAAACTGCCCTGA
- the rsmH gene encoding 16S rRNA (cytosine(1402)-N(4))-methyltransferase RsmH produces the protein MAAEAAHVPVMTGRVLELFAPALEGRPAVVVDATTGLGGHSEALLTAFPQLKLIGLDRDPHALERSGARLAKFGDRVELVHAVYDTLPDVLARLGLSRVDGVMFDLGVSSMQLDEEERGFAYARDAPLDMRMDPTTGQTAADVLNTYEPGELVRILREYGEERFAQRIVKAIVAERARQPFDRSERLVRLLYDAVPAASRRTGGHPAKRTFQALRIEVNGELEVLRRAIPAALSALAVGGRIVVESYHSLEDRIVKQAFAELAKSRTPPGLPVELPGHGPELKLITRGAEKASEEEIEQNPRAASVRLRVAERIKEADA, from the coding sequence GTGGCAGCCGAGGCCGCGCACGTGCCGGTCATGACCGGGCGCGTGCTGGAGCTGTTCGCTCCCGCGCTGGAAGGCCGCCCGGCCGTGGTGGTCGACGCGACCACCGGGCTCGGCGGGCACTCCGAGGCGCTGCTCACCGCTTTCCCGCAGCTGAAGCTCATCGGCCTGGACCGGGATCCGCACGCGCTGGAACGCTCCGGCGCGCGGCTGGCGAAGTTCGGCGACCGGGTCGAGCTGGTGCACGCGGTCTACGACACCCTGCCGGACGTCCTCGCCCGGCTGGGACTGTCCCGTGTGGACGGCGTGATGTTCGACCTCGGCGTGTCCTCCATGCAGCTGGACGAGGAGGAGCGCGGGTTCGCCTACGCCCGCGACGCCCCGCTGGACATGCGGATGGACCCCACGACCGGGCAGACCGCGGCGGATGTCCTCAACACCTACGAGCCCGGCGAGCTGGTCCGGATCCTGCGCGAGTACGGCGAGGAGCGGTTCGCCCAGCGCATCGTCAAGGCGATCGTCGCGGAGCGGGCGCGGCAGCCGTTCGACCGCAGCGAGCGGCTGGTGCGGCTGCTCTACGACGCGGTGCCGGCGGCGAGCCGCCGCACCGGCGGGCACCCGGCCAAGCGCACGTTCCAGGCGCTGCGCATCGAGGTCAACGGCGAGCTGGAGGTGCTGCGACGGGCGATCCCCGCGGCGCTGTCCGCGCTGGCCGTCGGCGGCCGGATCGTCGTCGAGTCCTACCACTCGCTGGAGGACCGCATCGTCAAGCAGGCCTTCGCGGAGCTCGCGAAGTCGCGGACCCCGCCGGGCCTGCCCGTCGAACTCCCCGGCCACGGGCCGGAACTGAAGCTGATCACGCGCGGCGCCGAGAAGGCGAGCGAGGAAGAGATCGAACAGAACCCGAGGGCGGCGTCCGTGCGGCTGCGGGTGGCGGAACGGATCAAGGAGGCGGACGCATGA
- a CDS encoding LacI family DNA-binding transcriptional regulator — protein sequence MSSPGTSRVTMAEVARRSGVSPMTVSYCYNQPDRVAPETLRRVRAVAAELGYRGPDPTARSLRRRRTGTIGVVLGEHLAYAFEDPQARSFLTGVAEVCRERGTGLNLIPTTGEDTDVERVTSASVDGYILWTTADSDPVLPVVTGRGKPVAVHGGPAVDGARVVTIDNRASARKLAAHVFAGAARPAVLSFPFGRDRTARMATGPDPEGVEFPVTRDRLRGVVEHCRDAGLDIRALPVAVVARNDRAEAAAQADALLDTGADAVVAMSDQLAFAVLDAARRRGLRVPADVAVGGWDDGPEADREGLTTITQSLHDQGRACALIALGADAQDSGTWRLTVRTSTRARS from the coding sequence ATGTCCAGCCCGGGAACGTCCCGAGTCACCATGGCCGAGGTGGCGCGCCGCAGCGGCGTCTCGCCGATGACGGTGTCGTACTGCTACAACCAGCCGGACCGCGTCGCGCCGGAGACGCTGCGCCGGGTGCGCGCGGTCGCCGCCGAGCTGGGCTACCGCGGCCCCGACCCGACGGCGCGGTCACTGCGGCGACGTCGCACCGGCACGATCGGGGTGGTGCTGGGCGAGCACCTCGCCTACGCCTTCGAGGACCCGCAGGCCCGCAGCTTCCTGACCGGGGTCGCCGAGGTCTGCCGGGAGCGCGGGACGGGGCTGAACCTGATCCCGACCACCGGCGAGGACACCGACGTCGAGCGCGTGACGTCGGCGTCGGTGGACGGCTACATCCTCTGGACCACCGCCGACAGCGATCCGGTGCTCCCCGTGGTGACCGGCCGGGGCAAGCCGGTGGCGGTGCACGGCGGCCCGGCCGTGGACGGCGCGCGGGTGGTCACGATCGACAACCGGGCCTCGGCGCGGAAACTGGCCGCGCACGTCTTCGCCGGCGCGGCACGGCCCGCGGTGCTGAGCTTCCCCTTCGGCCGCGACCGCACCGCGCGGATGGCAACCGGGCCGGACCCGGAGGGCGTGGAGTTCCCGGTGACGCGCGACCGGCTCCGCGGCGTCGTCGAGCATTGCCGGGACGCGGGCCTGGACATCCGCGCGCTGCCGGTGGCCGTGGTGGCCCGCAACGACCGGGCGGAAGCGGCCGCGCAGGCCGACGCGCTGCTGGACACCGGCGCCGACGCGGTGGTGGCGATGAGCGACCAGCTCGCGTTCGCCGTCCTCGACGCGGCACGCCGCCGCGGGCTGCGCGTGCCGGCGGACGTGGCGGTGGGCGGGTGGGACGACGGACCGGAGGCGGACCGGGAAGGCCTGACGACGATCACCCAGTCGCTGCACGACCAGGGCCGGGCGTGCGCGCTGATCGCCCTCGGCGCGGACGCGCAGGACAGCGGGACTTGGCGCCTGACGGTTCGGACCAGCACCCGCGCGCGGTCTTGA
- the mraZ gene encoding division/cell wall cluster transcriptional repressor MraZ: protein MFLGTHTPKLDDKGRLTLPAKFRDALAGGLMVTKGQDHCLFVFPRAEFEQLARKVAEAPFTNEAVRAYQRYLFAGTDEQRPDGQGRIAIAPELRRYAGLNKECVVIGAITRLEIWDAQRWESYLEEHEDSYAQAQEEVLPGVF from the coding sequence GTGTTCCTCGGCACCCACACCCCCAAGCTGGACGACAAGGGGCGGCTCACGCTGCCCGCGAAGTTCCGCGACGCGCTGGCAGGTGGGCTGATGGTCACCAAGGGGCAAGATCACTGCCTCTTCGTCTTCCCGCGCGCGGAGTTCGAGCAGCTGGCCCGCAAGGTCGCGGAGGCGCCCTTCACGAACGAGGCGGTGCGGGCCTACCAGCGGTACCTGTTCGCGGGCACCGACGAGCAGCGTCCGGACGGCCAGGGGCGCATCGCGATCGCGCCCGAGCTGCGGCGCTACGCCGGGCTCAACAAGGAGTGCGTGGTCATCGGGGCGATCACGCGCTTGGAGATCTGGGACGCCCAGCGCTGGGAGTCCTACCTGGAGGAACACGAGGACAGCTACGCGCAGGCCCAGGAAGAGGTCCTGCCGGGGGTCTTCTAG
- a CDS encoding AAA family ATPase has product MTSRTQPASPGEYTGEQAPGQAPYHPGGASPAHGLPISHNGHGELHETMRRIAANVERVLVGKPEVVRVALVTLLAEGHLLVEDVPGVGKTSLAKALARSIDCTVSRIQFTPDLLPSDVTGVSIYNRQTGGFEFRPGPVFANIVVGDEINRASPKTQSALLECMEEKQVTVDTTTYRLDDPFMVIATQNPIEMEGTYALPEAQRDRFTARVSIGYPDQQAELAMVDEHSGHDPLADLQPVSDAATLHRLIQQVRGVHIAPDVRKYAVDLVAATRQVPEIRLGASPRATLQLVRSARAQAALSGRDFVVPDDLHAVAVPVLAHRLVLTTEAHAARRSATDVVRAVLHRVPVPQGGHPQTAGRR; this is encoded by the coding sequence GTGACGTCGAGGACACAGCCTGCATCGCCCGGGGAGTACACCGGCGAGCAGGCGCCCGGGCAAGCGCCGTACCACCCCGGCGGCGCGAGCCCCGCGCACGGCCTGCCCATCAGCCACAACGGGCACGGTGAGCTGCACGAGACCATGCGCCGGATCGCGGCCAACGTCGAGCGGGTGCTCGTCGGCAAGCCCGAGGTGGTGCGCGTCGCGCTGGTGACGCTTCTGGCCGAGGGCCACCTCCTGGTCGAGGACGTGCCGGGCGTCGGCAAGACCTCGCTGGCCAAGGCGCTCGCCCGGTCGATCGACTGCACGGTCAGCCGCATCCAGTTCACGCCCGACCTGCTGCCCAGCGACGTCACCGGGGTGTCCATCTACAACCGGCAGACCGGCGGTTTCGAGTTCCGGCCCGGCCCGGTGTTCGCCAACATCGTGGTGGGCGACGAGATCAACCGCGCGTCGCCGAAGACCCAGTCGGCGCTGCTGGAGTGCATGGAGGAGAAGCAGGTCACGGTCGACACCACGACCTACCGCCTGGACGACCCCTTCATGGTGATCGCCACCCAGAACCCGATCGAGATGGAGGGCACCTACGCCCTGCCCGAGGCGCAGCGCGACCGGTTCACCGCGCGCGTGTCGATCGGCTACCCGGACCAGCAGGCCGAGCTGGCCATGGTCGACGAGCACTCCGGTCACGACCCGCTGGCCGACCTGCAGCCGGTGTCCGACGCGGCCACCCTGCACCGCCTCATCCAGCAGGTCCGCGGGGTGCACATCGCGCCGGACGTACGCAAGTACGCCGTCGACCTGGTGGCCGCCACGCGGCAGGTGCCGGAGATCCGGCTCGGCGCGTCGCCGCGGGCCACGCTGCAGCTGGTCCGCTCGGCGCGCGCCCAGGCCGCGTTGTCCGGCCGCGACTTCGTCGTCCCGGACGACCTGCACGCGGTCGCCGTCCCGGTGCTCGCGCACCGGCTGGTGCTGACCACGGAGGCGCACGCGGCCCGCCGCTCCGCCACCGACGTGGTCCGCGCGGTGCTGCACCGGGTCCCGGTGCCCCAGGGCGGTCACCCGCAGACCGCCGGCCGCCGGTAG
- a CDS encoding DUF3488 and DUF4129 domain-containing transglutaminase family protein, giving the protein MTTLTGRPPRPDQQPDAPPPGQPELHRPTQRVVEPPPQWRGSVLAPIAAGVATLCASTSLTGVVGGVGWLGYVTVAVVLVAATGLALRAIRTPTAVVGLAQLVVLLLLITGVFTSSGILGVIPGPAAFGEINGVLTAAFEQIRTGLPPVESTPPILCLVTIAIGLVAVLVDTLAVAASAPAATGLVLLCVYAVPASLADDMLPWWTFLLGAAAFAGLLAVDGNHRHRRWRNRDAPGLGNAPAAASAPVAVVAVALVLGLVAGTALTAVGTVGRLPGSGRSGAGAGSGGLGVNPFTSLRGMLDQGSTVDLFRVRGLGNDKRLLRAFTLDTYRPNRGWSLPDGPMPAGFPANQPLPAAPGDDGAGEARQIQIEPLNWVDVWMPVYGQLRGLQGVGQGWYYDPTSGAVFSERKQRIPAYVETASLAEPTKDQLESATARGADIPASYSQITGVDPRVVSLAHNLSAGATTDFDRASAIWRYFSAENGFTYDTETAAATDSDALADFLLNGKRGFCEQFASAMAVMLRVLNIPSRVAVGFTSGYADGDSRMITSQDAHAWVEVYFGDLGWVSFDPTPRSDGRGYVPPYLQSGTTSSGSSDSEEQDVPSVSTTRVAPTGAPETQGSAANPGGTQAAPAGSAPGWTGWIALVLVLIAVALTVGAFVAIRRLRGRTASWLPLAAAAAWLVAVVLTAWLVHWVLALVLLLVAVAGLAPAVLREIHRRRRLAAITSHQPGAADAAWAELMDECADRGIPIPASDTVRSAAQKVAVQHNLDDAGKNDLRTVVGAVERSWYSPSQSTGDDFAAAFEGLRRSLQRNAPMSWRGRLFPRSVFRRR; this is encoded by the coding sequence GTGACCACCCTGACCGGCCGCCCGCCGCGGCCCGATCAGCAGCCCGACGCCCCGCCGCCGGGGCAGCCGGAGCTGCACCGGCCCACGCAGCGCGTCGTCGAGCCGCCCCCGCAGTGGCGGGGCTCCGTCCTCGCGCCGATCGCCGCCGGGGTGGCCACCCTGTGCGCCTCCACCTCGCTGACCGGCGTCGTCGGCGGGGTGGGCTGGCTCGGGTACGTCACGGTCGCCGTCGTGCTCGTCGCCGCCACCGGGCTCGCGCTGCGGGCCATCCGCACCCCGACCGCCGTCGTCGGGCTGGCCCAGCTCGTCGTGCTGTTGCTGCTGATCACCGGCGTGTTCACCAGCAGCGGCATCCTCGGCGTCATCCCGGGCCCCGCCGCGTTCGGCGAGATCAACGGCGTGCTCACCGCGGCGTTCGAGCAGATCCGCACAGGCCTGCCGCCGGTCGAGTCGACCCCGCCGATCCTCTGCCTGGTGACCATCGCGATCGGCCTGGTCGCGGTGCTCGTCGACACCCTCGCGGTCGCCGCCTCCGCGCCCGCCGCCACCGGCCTGGTGCTGCTGTGCGTCTACGCGGTGCCCGCCTCGCTGGCCGACGACATGCTCCCGTGGTGGACGTTCCTGCTCGGCGCGGCGGCCTTCGCGGGCCTGCTCGCCGTCGACGGCAACCACCGCCACCGCCGCTGGCGCAACCGCGACGCCCCCGGCCTCGGCAACGCCCCTGCCGCCGCGTCCGCGCCGGTGGCCGTCGTCGCGGTCGCCCTGGTGCTGGGCCTGGTCGCGGGCACCGCGCTCACCGCCGTCGGCACCGTCGGGCGCCTGCCCGGCAGCGGCCGCAGCGGCGCGGGCGCCGGCTCCGGCGGGCTGGGCGTCAACCCGTTCACCTCGCTGCGCGGCATGCTCGACCAGGGCAGCACGGTGGACCTGTTCCGCGTCCGCGGCCTCGGCAACGACAAGCGCCTCCTGCGCGCGTTCACGCTCGACACGTACCGGCCCAACCGCGGCTGGAGCCTGCCGGACGGTCCCATGCCCGCCGGTTTCCCGGCGAACCAGCCGCTGCCCGCCGCGCCCGGCGACGACGGCGCGGGCGAGGCCCGCCAGATCCAGATCGAGCCGCTGAACTGGGTCGACGTGTGGATGCCGGTGTACGGGCAGCTGCGCGGCCTGCAGGGCGTCGGCCAGGGCTGGTACTACGACCCGACCAGCGGCGCCGTGTTCAGCGAGCGCAAGCAGCGGATCCCGGCCTACGTGGAGACCGCGTCGCTGGCCGAGCCGACGAAGGACCAGCTGGAGTCGGCCACCGCCCGCGGCGCCGACATCCCGGCGAGCTACAGCCAGATCACCGGCGTCGACCCGCGCGTGGTCAGCCTCGCGCACAACCTGTCGGCCGGCGCGACCACCGACTTCGACCGGGCGAGCGCGATCTGGCGGTACTTCAGCGCCGAGAACGGGTTCACCTACGACACCGAGACAGCGGCCGCGACCGACAGCGACGCGCTGGCCGACTTCCTGCTGAACGGCAAGCGCGGCTTCTGCGAGCAGTTCGCCTCCGCGATGGCCGTGATGCTGCGGGTGCTGAACATCCCGTCCCGGGTCGCGGTGGGTTTCACCTCCGGCTACGCCGACGGCGACTCGCGCATGATCACCTCGCAGGACGCGCACGCCTGGGTCGAGGTGTACTTCGGCGACCTGGGCTGGGTCAGCTTCGACCCGACGCCGCGCTCCGACGGCCGCGGCTACGTCCCGCCCTACCTGCAGTCCGGCACCACCTCCAGCGGGTCCTCGGACTCGGAGGAGCAGGACGTGCCGAGCGTGTCGACCACGCGGGTCGCGCCGACCGGGGCGCCCGAGACCCAGGGCAGCGCCGCCAACCCGGGCGGCACGCAGGCCGCTCCCGCGGGCTCGGCGCCTGGCTGGACCGGGTGGATCGCGCTGGTGCTGGTGCTGATCGCGGTGGCACTGACGGTCGGCGCGTTCGTCGCGATCCGCAGGCTCCGCGGGCGGACGGCGTCCTGGCTGCCGCTGGCCGCGGCCGCGGCGTGGCTGGTCGCCGTGGTGCTCACCGCGTGGCTGGTGCACTGGGTGCTGGCGCTGGTGCTGCTGCTGGTCGCGGTGGCCGGGCTGGCCCCCGCGGTGCTGCGGGAGATCCACCGGCGCCGCCGCCTGGCCGCGATCACGTCCCACCAGCCGGGCGCGGCGGACGCGGCGTGGGCGGAGCTGATGGACGAGTGCGCCGACCGTGGCATTCCGATCCCGGCGAGCGACACGGTGCGCTCGGCGGCGCAGAAGGTGGCCGTGCAGCACAACCTGGACGACGCCGGGAAGAACGACCTGCGCACGGTGGTCGGCGCGGTGGAGCGCTCGTGGTACTCCCCCAGCCAGTCCACCGGCGACGACTTCGCCGCGGCGTTCGAGGGCCTGCGCCGCAGCCTGCAGCGCAACGCGCCGATGTCTTGGCGCGGGCGGCTCTTCCCGCGGTCGGTCTTCCGCAGGCGCTGA
- a CDS encoding MFS transporter, with the protein MRAGRTSVALSTLSAACFVSVTSENLPVALLPQLAAGFGVPGSAVGLLMTGYAVVVAVSVVPLVALTTRWDRRTAVLVTVGAIAVSNLLLALAPGYAVAVLARVVAAAGHGVFWSVVAPMAARLLGPDRAGRATAVVFAGNSLAFLFGLPLTSWLAGTIGWRATVLAVAAAAALSAVVIRATVEPMPAGPRTSPRGSLNRALLPVNLTTPVVVTGHFAVFTYITAIIAESVHLTGPAISGLLFAHGVAGLLGLVLFGRRVDSHPRGTALLVTAGLAATMLLLLCAGSGVVAAAAVVLWAVPAGGIGVVLQAAVLRVADRPDLASAVYIVAFQAGIAGGAAVGGAALDHGALPAATALAAGCGLAATLVVRRTAAFRRT; encoded by the coding sequence ATGCGAGCCGGAAGGACGAGCGTGGCGCTCTCGACGCTCAGCGCCGCGTGCTTCGTGTCCGTGACCTCGGAAAACCTGCCGGTCGCCCTGCTACCGCAGCTGGCGGCGGGGTTCGGCGTGCCCGGCTCTGCCGTCGGGCTGCTCATGACCGGCTACGCGGTGGTGGTCGCGGTGTCGGTCGTCCCGCTGGTCGCGCTGACGACCCGCTGGGACCGCCGCACGGCCGTGCTGGTCACGGTCGGGGCGATCGCGGTGTCGAACCTGTTGCTGGCGCTCGCGCCCGGGTACGCCGTCGCGGTGCTCGCCCGGGTGGTCGCGGCGGCCGGGCACGGGGTGTTCTGGTCGGTGGTCGCGCCGATGGCCGCCCGGCTGCTCGGGCCGGACCGGGCAGGCCGCGCCACCGCGGTGGTCTTCGCCGGGAACTCGCTGGCGTTCCTCTTCGGGCTGCCGCTGACCTCCTGGCTGGCGGGAACGATCGGCTGGCGGGCCACGGTCCTCGCGGTGGCCGCCGCGGCGGCGCTGTCGGCGGTGGTGATCCGCGCGACGGTCGAACCGATGCCTGCCGGGCCGCGGACGTCGCCGCGCGGGTCGCTGAACCGTGCCCTCCTGCCGGTCAACCTGACCACGCCGGTGGTGGTGACCGGGCACTTCGCCGTGTTCACCTACATCACCGCGATCATCGCGGAATCCGTTCACCTCACCGGCCCGGCGATCTCGGGCCTGCTGTTCGCGCACGGTGTGGCGGGCCTGCTCGGCCTGGTCCTGTTCGGCAGGCGGGTGGACAGCCACCCGCGCGGCACCGCGCTGCTCGTCACGGCCGGTCTCGCGGCGACCATGCTCCTGCTGCTGTGCGCCGGATCCGGGGTGGTCGCGGCCGCCGCGGTCGTGTTGTGGGCGGTGCCCGCCGGCGGTATCGGCGTGGTGCTGCAGGCCGCCGTGCTGCGCGTGGCGGACCGGCCGGACCTGGCGTCCGCGGTCTACATCGTCGCCTTCCAGGCCGGCATCGCCGGGGGCGCCGCGGTGGGCGGCGCCGCCCTCGACCACGGCGCCCTGCCCGCCGCGACGGCGCTGGCCGCGGGGTGCGGGCTCGCCGCCACCCTCGTCGTCCGCCGGACCGCCGCGTTCCGGCGAACGTGA
- a CDS encoding ESX secretion-associated protein EspG → MIRVSASAFDILWHDLGHGRVPSPLEVRSVGVTEAERAEIRRAVHANLAERGLLEGGRLDAALESRLATLASAEVYVECEALPELDAEAPFRAVAAAGARRGVLAAQPSRTIGLSGIRDTEIFTAVVDLLPPLEPGPGYGVSLPADALAGEGGSRAAARQLAEVRAIQSRPVLGAGQFTVRARAGGRPRRVGGVSWFRTDQGAYLGTVEPGRGGAAWVNVVPTDSARLAARLADLVG, encoded by the coding sequence GTGATCCGGGTCTCGGCGTCCGCGTTCGACATCCTGTGGCACGACCTCGGGCACGGCCGGGTGCCGTCGCCGCTGGAGGTCCGCAGCGTCGGCGTGACCGAGGCGGAGCGCGCCGAGATCCGCCGCGCGGTGCACGCGAACCTGGCCGAGCGGGGATTGCTGGAGGGCGGCCGGCTGGACGCCGCGCTGGAGTCGCGGCTGGCGACGCTGGCGTCCGCGGAGGTCTACGTCGAGTGCGAGGCGCTGCCCGAGCTGGACGCGGAGGCGCCGTTCCGGGCGGTGGCCGCGGCAGGCGCCAGGCGGGGGGTGCTGGCGGCGCAGCCGAGCCGGACGATCGGGCTGTCCGGGATCCGCGACACGGAGATCTTCACGGCGGTCGTCGACCTGCTGCCTCCGCTGGAGCCCGGGCCCGGCTACGGGGTCAGCCTGCCGGCCGACGCCCTCGCCGGGGAGGGCGGTTCGCGTGCCGCCGCACGCCAGTTGGCGGAGGTGCGGGCGATCCAGTCGCGGCCGGTGCTCGGGGCGGGCCAGTTCACGGTGCGGGCGCGCGCGGGTGGACGGCCGCGGCGGGTCGGCGGGGTGAGCTGGTTCCGCACCGATCAGGGGGCCTACCTGGGCACGGTGGAACCGGGCCGCGGGGGAGCCGCCTGGGTGAACGTGGTGCCCACCGACTCGGCCCGGCTCGCCGCCCGGCTGGCCGACCTGGTCGGCTGA